The genomic window CATGAGGGTTCACATTCTCCCTCTCACACTacttttcttgctgtttttgaCAGGTAAATGGCCAAGACCTAAAGAACTTGCTGCACCAGGATGCTGTGGACCTCTTCCGGAACGCGGGCTATGCCGTGTCCCTACGAGTACAGCACAGGGTAGGTGTTATGTGCCGCCCGCAGGCTTTTGTGGGAATAAAGCCTCTTCAGTAGTGCCTTTGGCtgtctttttccccttccattctCACTTTTTTGAAGAGCTCGTCTGGCCCAGGAAGGGGTCTTCAGGGGCTTCTGCTTTTCAGGAAAGGAAATTGAAACAGTATGCTTGCAGCTGAGGTCCTAGCTTCAAGGTGATGTGCCTTAAATGTAAAGCTTGAtggcaaaatttaaataattggGGGGAAAAATACAATCAGGATCAGGTTTATTTTTAGTAGAGAAGGAAACCTATGTCTGCCCTTGAACATACTTGTTAATGAGACTAAAGTGTAAAGATGGTGGATTTTCTGACACCCACTGTGTGCTTTTCCCTATCACCACCACAACCCCCATTTATTATCAACTTGATGACCCTCCTGACCAAAGCTATAATGCTCAAAGGGGaactccaggaagaaggaaatggaagtcAGGATTTCATCAAAGCAGCACCTATCTCTGCATCCACTTCCTAGTTCCTAGTGTTTTATAATTTGGATGGTCGGTAAGGAAGCCGGGTAGACCTAATTCCTCCCACAGCACCAACGACTCTGCAGTCAGGTTCAGTGTGCTTTAAAGTTACTCCCtctctggggcctctgggtggctcggtctgttaagcatttgacttcagctcaggtcatgatctcacagtttgtgagttcgagccccacattgggctctgtgctgacagctcagagcctggagcctgatttggattctgtatctctctctgtctctgcccatcccccgcttcctctctgtctctttctgtctctccaagaTAAAtagtgtaaaaaatttttttacaaaatagggTTACTCCCTCTTAAATTAATGTTGACCTGCCTCACTCAGCTCTTGAGTGAGGCTTCAGAGGCTGAAGAAGGGCCTGCCAGGAGATAGTACAAAACTGGAAGGAGCTAGGCATGGAAGATACCTGAGAAAACAGCCAGGGTTGCAAGCAGAATCTGCATGTGATGGATTCGAAAACAGATCCATGGGAGACAGTATTGGTAATCAGCTGCTCCTGCCTTGGCTCTTCTGTTTCTAAAGCAGGAAGACTTTGTGCAGTAGATAAAGGCAAGTAATGAACATAGGTATACACTTTAGGTATGGTTAGTTCTTTTTGAAGGCATGTGGGAAGTGATTTTCAAAGTTCACAGTTTAGGAAACCTCCATAAATAACTCCTAATAAAACTTCTGGTCAGAGAACTGGCCCAGCCCTAAAAACCATCCATATCTTACCACTGGCACGCCCTCTCAGGACATCTCAACGGGAAATGAGTGAAGGAtgtagaagaaggagagagaatagaaaAGGTAACTTGGGCAGCGCTGCCTTTCAGATGGAATGGTCAGACTTCTCACTGGTTGTGATGAGGTTGACACCATTGGACTGAAACAAGGTGGAACTGTGACTGTTGCAAGTTAGCTATGAAAAGTTAACATGAAGAAAGGCCACCAGCCTCAAAAGGGAATGCCCAGGCAGTGCAAGATGATTACCCCTAGGGTATGAGTTCTTTTTCCTTACTTCCCCCTGAGTCTTTGAACtctgtttcatataaatttcatcTTTACTGTGTCCAGTATTAGACAGTCCAGAGGAAAGACGTGAGCCCATTTGAGGAGGGAGCGGGTGCCTTTTGGGAATTGCCAAGTATTTCCCGAAATGGCACTGTACCTGTGTTCATATTGCTCAGATCTGCCCTTTATAGTTTTCTGATGACTGGCAATCTTTCTAAGTAAACATTTCTAGGAAGGTTGACACTCCCTGCCGCTGCCCAGGACTTTCCAGCTTCCCCACAGGATCAAGAGGGTTCATCTCATATCTTGATTTTCCTAATATCATGGACAGAGAGCTTGGCAGAGGGAGTACAGAACAGAAAGAGGTTATCTGCTTACCTTCGGATCCTTTTAGGTCAGTAGCACAGCAAGGTCAAACACCTCCCCATCAGACTTATTTCTAAAGGACTGATGATGCTGATGTTTCCATCTAAAACAGAGAGGGCTCCTGCTAGAGAGTTAGCGCCTGGAGGTTACAGCTTTGGGTGGTCATGTGTCAGCCTGGACATTTCAGTTGGGGTAAACCCACATTGGTCACTTGAGTAacgttttcttttccttgcagtTGCAGGTGCAGAATGGGCCGATAGGACATCGAGGTGAAGGAGAGCCGAGTGGTATCCCCGTAGCTCTGGTGCTGGTGCCGGTGTTTGCCCTCACCATGGTAGCAGCGTGGGCCTTCATGAGATACCGGCAACGACCTTGAACAGCGTGCTGTCTTCCAGTGTTCCCAAGAGAGGatacatttctctctccctctcaccctcctcccctgccatTCTCCCatatccttccctctctctgcatagCCAACCCATCATTTCAAGAGACTGCTGCCAAGCCAGGACCTCACCATCCAAATCTCCAAGTCCTTATATTCTAATGGGAGAGTGAAGGCATTGTTTGAAGGAAGGTTGAAGAAAGGACTTGGCTTGGGACAAATGGGGAGTTAATCTGTTTTGCTAGGACCACCAATAGAAGTTCAGCTATGACCCAAAGAGGGAAAGGCCCAGTGTCCCCACCAGCATGGGCCATACCTGTTTCTCAGCTGGCATGCCTCAGAGGCCAGCTGCGTGCTGCAAGAGAAGAgaggatttttcttcttcatggtcTTCCTTGGGAAGTTTTTGTGgcctttatttaatttctaactaCATACTTGGGTGCCTATATCAAACACAGGATAGTGAGGagagcatttttacttttttaaaaaagcaaatgcacacacacacacacacacacacaccgataGATGGCAGTATAATAGTGAGGCCTCATGGAGAATTAAACAAGTGGAAAGCGGCTCTGTGGTTTCAGGTGTCTTATAAGGGATGTTCTTAATGGAAGAATTTGATACATAGCAGGAGTGAGGGAGTGAACCTTAAACAGGTGCCCAGAAAGAACCAGAGAAGACCAAACCAACTAATCAAAAACCTTAGAACAATATTTCTTCCTATAAGAGGTGTGGCAAAGTGGAGGTAAAATGCCATAATCTAGCTTTGCGTAAGTCCATCTGTCCCCAACCtttgaaatataaagataaatcttACTGGTCTCTGGGCTGCCCTAGTGACTTTTCCGGTACCTCGTGGTCCTGTTTAAGGATCAGCTGGGGTGGTTGTGGTCAGAGCTAGGGTGATGGGGCCAAACCAACCCAGAAAAACCCTACAAGCCAAAAGGACAGTACCTCCAAGGTGGCACCTGAATCCTCTGGCCATTTAACAGTAATGGCAAATTCTGAGAGAAGGAGCCGCTCCCTGGCCAGACAGGCATGAAATCAGCTCGGCTTAGGATTCAGGTGAGAGGGTTTGGATCACAGGTAGTTTTGCAAGGATCTAAACACTGACTGTAGCTTTTAACGACCAAACCATtttgcagggaaggggaagaaaagagttcTATTTTGGTGGGTAGGGACCTTTGATGGCTGTTTCATGGGGAGACTTGAGAGAAGGAAGTGGGTGAATGGGTGCTCAGGAATACCAAAGACATTAACGAGGTAGGAACCATTCCGTTCGTGTGCTGCTGAATGTTGGTTTTAAAGCACTAACTAAGGAGAGCTGAACCAAGGCTAATTCTCTggcttaaaaagaaatcatttccaCCCTCCAGATAGCCTGGCTGGCAAGGCCATGGGCCTTACCTGATCCCGACAGCAGGAAGCATGAAGACCTGCCCTGAGGTAACCAGTAGTGTCCGATGTTTAGCATGGATAATCTAGTAAATATTTTACACATGTTGGTTGGACACCAGCTTTGTTAAGACACTTTTACAAAGAATGTCAAATATTGCAGACAGCAAAAGGGAACTGTTCCTGAGACTCAGAGCACTTAAGAAAGTTCCCTGGAGAAAGGGGACAAATTCAGGACTGTGGACTTGAGCCCATAGTCTAGTTAAGGCAATTCACAGGTAGATGCGAAGTTAAAAGTGCATCATCTGGTTACGTAAGAGTTGAAAACAATAAATGGATCGACATTCAGAGCATGATGTAGCAACAGAGATGTAGGCAgccaccactttttttttttttcaggaattctGAAAAATGACATCAGGCCAGAGTGGAAAGggagggcttttaaaaataaaaatcttagtaGGACCTTGCCTCTGGGCCAACCATTGCTCTAGGGAGAAACTTGCTTTAAACAGTCGCAGTAGGACTTGGGCCTTTAGACCTGGACTGTCTAGTACCTTTGAGACTCACTTGGACAGCTGTCCCTGGAGGGCCCACAGGGCAGCACGGACGCTATTTCCGGTCTCCCCGCGGCCAGCCCGCTGTGGAGGCGCAACGCCGCGTCTGGAGGCTGCTGCTTCCGCAAAGGGCCTGCTTACCTCCCAGGATTCATCCCAGGGTTTGGACATTGACACCTGAGAGAACCTTGAGACATTCAAAATGAAGCAGATAGCACGCCTGTCCCCTTGCTGGTAGAAGTTTTGCTTTGTCTAATAATTGGGATTCTTATGCACTTTAATAATTTAGTTTCTTTCTGGAATTCAACAGCATTGAACAATCCATGATTTGGGATTTAGGCAAATATGCCATTCAACTTTTCTGATTCTCTAGAAAACTAAATTATTATCCTAGATGAAGTATTGGAGTCCATGGtaggtcattttaaaaattcatgctcTTTATAGATTGAATCTAGTATTCCCTTCACTTTATAAATTGTATCTAATATTCCTGCCACCTAAATTACTATgttcaaagttttaaaagttgaatgaaagtgttttaagacaaaatacttaaaatatttctgtatgtatcatcttaaatgaataattttaataagaCAGTGTTTGCTTCAACTGTCTGTTCATTTTCTGCCAAGTTGTAGTCTGTGCTATTATTTAACTTAATTCACACCATCTAGCCATGTACAATGGAAAAGGAAATACTCGTTACCACATTTTGTGCGAGGTAGTGTACTAAGTCCTGATTGTACACTATTTGTTCATGATTGACATCTCTGAGATCcaaatgttgtttaaaaaagaCACTAAAGGAGAGCTAGTAAATTACTTTGCTAAGATCACATCGGTGGGAATGATAGAATCAGGATATGACGCAGGACATCAGGTGCCACTGTCAATGATATTTCTCACAGCGGTTATCAAAGTGTAGTCTCTGGAGAAAAGCATCAGCATCACTGGGGACCTTGTTAGAAAAGTAAGTTCTTGGGCCTCATCCCAGACGTGCTGAATCTGAAACCGTCCGGCACCCagtaatctgcattttaacaatcCCTCCAGGTGACTGGTTGACAGTaaactttgagaatcactgctctatGCCAATAGTCCCCTTTTTCTTAGgttagaatcatctggagagctTAGAAAATTCTGGTTCCCGGGTGCACCTAGACCAATTCAGTAGATTCTCTGGGGGCGGGACTCAGGCAGCAGTAAAATAAAGTTCATTAGGTCATTTTGGTAGGCAGTGTTCGTAAACAATGCCCTGTggcatttaaattattaaataaataaattctcaaacCACATGCAGTCGTTGCTTCACTCTTAAGTGAGAATTTCACTTGGGCCTTTTAGAGCCAAGCTCTCTGTGAGCTTCTGCCCAAGTGTGGACGTGGAATAAGAAGTGGAGCATTCTGTGGCTTCTGACTTGCCCAGGACTGGCCAGCAGTAGTAGTGTTTCAGTGTGTGCAGCCAGGAAGTTAATTAGAGCCAACGCATAGAACATTGGTGCAAAAAGGGAACTAGAAAAATTCTAGGATTAatcttagagatgagaaaattgaagctcagagagagaaactggctTAACTCAGATCAAAGACTTAAGGTGTCCTTTCTGGCTCCTCTTTATGTCTTGAATGTGTCCACTGCACGGACATAGACGACATCCTTTTTGTCTCAGTCCACTTGGATCTTCTGTCTTTGGGCCTTGAATAGAGGCAGGAAGAGCTGACAGCTGAAGGGTACTGCATGCTTGTGCAAAACTGGGAGATCCCACACAGTCCTCTGCCAAAGCTCTAATAGCAAGTTCAATCACACGAGCACTTCTGAACTAAATACCAGTAGTTCTAAATTAGAGAAGTGTGTGTTTTGATGTCGGACcttgtttttattatgtaaatagcGATTTAAAcggtatatttaaagaaatggaacaacATAACCATTAAGCTGTCAAGTATGAAGGGGGAGTGGTATTCATGTAATTTCATGTGGAGCcaataaagattttattctagTCAATTTTAGTCAGAATTTATCTTCGGACAGATGAGGGTTGTTTCCTTCAACAAATGAATGCCTAGTATATACTAGGTGGTGGATACAAAGATAAGTAAGATACAGTCACTCTAAGCTGAAATAGCTCATTATCTGATCGTGGGGGAGTATTTGTTGGTGATCTTGATGGTAATGTATTTTGGTAGCATCGTCTAGAAGTGGGTGATTCAGTTATGAAGCTCAACCTCTTAACCTATAATAGGTCTTGACTTGGTTACTATGCCCTTTTGCTGTTCCTCTTTGATCTGCAAATCTTTTTGGGACCAGCATTCACATCCAAAAGGACAATTGTGATCAGaaggaaaacagtattttaagGAATTCTGTTCTGATCAGAACCAGGTTCTTAACTGCCACAAACTCTTGCCTGATGCtgacatttatacacacacatactataAAGCACTTGGTCTGCTGACCTGATGCACTTGGGACAGTAtcaatataaaaaagtatataaaaaagaaagtattgctGTGTCTAAAGAAGTTATACAAACACTAGGTCCTGTTTCTAAGCATTTTCCATactgttcatgttctttttgcagggggaaaggggagggggctaGGGCCAAAGTATGTTTTCAAATGCAAGATAATCATTAACAGAATCATTTACAAAAGAACATGTATTTACTGTAGTCATTAAATTTACTAACCAATCACAGGAAAATGGGATGATCCTTCTTCCTAGTGTATAGATTTTCAAATTGAATTCCAATTTAATTCTGTATTTGCAAGGCCGATTTGAATATGAGTTTCTTATTCCTGAGTATATGTGCATTTCACCCACAGGCCATGTTAGTTCTTATAAGGTTATTTTCCTTATGAACcttattttgcttcctttccgCTTTGATCTTAATGTCACCTTGCATGCCTGGATCCGAACAGCTCTGCGTTTCTCAGATTAAGTAGATGCCCTGCTGCAGCTTGGAAGACACGTGGACATGAGACCTATCTCCTAGGGAATATCATCACAGATTAAATGTGTAAAAGAAGCCATTGAAGTAGCTGATAATCTCTCCTAAGCTTTGCTATTCGATACCAGATATGGCAAATGAAACAATAGTATATCTAACTGCCTAGCTCATATCGGTATTCAATAAAAACTCATTGCATTTGTCAGTGAGCCTTTACAATCTTTTCTCCACCGATTTTGGAGGTTATTGAATAAGTAACGTCCTTATTTTTTCTAACAACTTAGCATAGCATCTCTGACAGAACaatggaaagaggaaaggaagaaatccaAATGACCAGTTTGGGTCTTAGCTTTGATACAGGGGAGAAGGATAAGGGTACATACAGTTGCCAACATTTACCTACTCTCTTACTTGTATCCTCTCTACTGCCCCAAAGCCTGACAAGATATGTAGGAGGCAGAAACAGGTTTGTG from Suricata suricatta isolate VVHF042 chromosome 9, meerkat_22Aug2017_6uvM2_HiC, whole genome shotgun sequence includes these protein-coding regions:
- the SYNJ2BP gene encoding synaptojanin-2-binding protein isoform X1: MNGRVDYLVTEEEINLTRGPSGLGFNIVGGTDQQHVSNDSGIYVSRIKENGAAALDGRLQEGDKILSVNGQDLKNLLHQDAVDLFRNAGYAVSLRVQHRLQVQNGPIGHRGEGEPSGIPVALVLVPVFALTMVAAWAFMRYRQRP